A genomic segment from Epinephelus fuscoguttatus linkage group LG17, E.fuscoguttatus.final_Chr_v1 encodes:
- the sf3a3 gene encoding splicing factor 3A subunit 3 yields METILEQQRRYHEEKERLMDAKTKEMLHKKSTLREQINSDHRTRAMLDRYMEVSANLRDSYEDKDGMRRDELAAISGPNEFAEFYNRLKQIKEFHRKHPNEISIPMSAEFEELMKARDNPSEEAQNLVEFTDEEGYGRYLDLHDCYLKYINLKGAEKLEYITYLSSFDQLFDIPKDRKNAEYKKYLEMLLEYLQDYTDRVKPLLDQNELYGKVLLDFEKKWENGTFPGWPKETSSALTHAGAHLDLSAFSSWEELASLGLDRLKSALMALGLKCGGTLEERAQRLFSTKGKSLESLDPSLFAKNPKAKGPKKDTERNKEIGFLEAQVYEYVEILGEQRQLTHENVQRKQARTGEEREEEEEEQLSESESEDEDNEIIYNPKNLPLGWDGKPIPYWLYKLHGLNINYNCEICGNYTYRGPKAFQRHFAEWRHAHGMRCLGIPNTAHFANVTQIEDAVSLWAKLKSQKASERWQPDTEEEYEDSSGNVVNKKTYEDLKRQGLL; encoded by the exons ATGGAGACCATTTTAGAGCAACAGCGTCGCTATCACGAGGAGAAAGAGCGGCTAATGGAtgctaaaacaaaagaaatgctACACAAGAAGTCCACG ctgCGGGAACAGATTAACTCCGACCATCGGACAAGAGCAATGTTGGAT AGGTATATGGAAGTGAGCGCAAATCTCAGAGACTCTTATGAAGACAAAGACGG AATGAGACGAGATGAACTCGCTGCGATCTCAGGACCAAATGAGTTTGCAGAGTTCTACAACAGACTGAAACAGATAAAGGAGTTTCACAGGAAACACCCAAATGAG ATTTCCATCCCAATGTCTGCAGAGTTTGAGGAGCTGATGAAGGCCAGAGACAACCCCAGCGAGGAGGCTCAGA ACCTAGTAGAGTTCACCGATGAGGAAGGATACGGCCGCTACCTCGACCTCCACGACTGCTACCTGAAGTACATCAACCTGAAGGGAGCTGAG AAACTGGAGTATATCACTTACCTGTCTTCATTCGACCAGCTCTTTGACATTCCCAAAGACAGGAAAAACGCTGAATACAAAAA GTATTTGGAGATGCTGCTGGAGTACCTGCAGGACTACACAGACCGGGTCAAACCTCTGCTGGACCAGAACGAGCTCTACGGCAAAGTGCTGTTAGACTTTGAAAAGAAATGGGAGAATGGGACCTTTCCAGGCTGGCCT AAAGAGACAAGTAGTGCTTTGACACACGCTGGAGCTCATCTGGacctctctgccttttcttcTTGGGAG GAGTTGGCTTCCTTGGGTCTGGACAGATTGAAGTCTGCCCTCATGGCGCTGGGACTAAAATGTGgagg GACTCTGGAGGAGAGAGCTCAGAGGCTCTTCAGCACAAAAGGCAAATCCCTGGAGTCACTGGACCCTTCACTGTTTGCCAAGAATCCCAAAGCCAAAGGCCCTAAAAA agacacagagcgtAATAAGGAAATTGGCTTCCTGGAAGCTCAAGTCTATGAATATGTGGAGATCCTCGGG GAACAGAGGCAGCTGACTCATGAGAACGTCCAGAGGAAACAAGCCAGGACTGGAGAGGAgcgtgaggaagaggaggaggagcaacTCAGTGAGAGCGAGAGTGAAGACGAAGACAACGAGATCATTTACAACCCCAAGAACCTGCCATTGGGCTGGGACGGCAAG CCAATTCCATACTGGCTCTATAAACTCCACGGGCTGAACATCAACTACAACTGTGAGATCTGTGGAAACTACACCTACAGGGGACCCAAAGCCTTTCAGAGGCACTTTGCg GAGTGGAGGCATGCTCACGGTATGCGCTGTCTGGGAATCCCCAACACTGCTCACTTCGCAAACGTCACACAGATCGAGGACGCCGTCTCTT tgtggGCAAAGCTGAAGTCCCAGAAGGCTTCAGAGCGGTGGCAGCCAGACACAGAG gaaGAGTACGAGGACTCGAGTGGCAACGTCGTCAACAAGAAGACGTACGAGGATCTGAAGAGACAAGGCTTGCTGTAG